The proteins below come from a single Eptesicus fuscus isolate TK198812 chromosome 5, DD_ASM_mEF_20220401, whole genome shotgun sequence genomic window:
- the DHRS2 gene encoding dehydrogenase/reductase SDR family member 2, mitochondrial — MSSKTADRSCPLAGKVAVVTGSTNGIGFAIARRLAQDGAHVVVSSRKQQNVDQALAALQGEGLSVSGTVCHVGKAEDRDWLVAMALRHSGNVDFLVCVAGVNPYVGSTLGSSEEVWDKILNVNVKAPALLLSQLLPHMENRGGSSVVLVSSIGAYVPEARLGAYNVSKAAILGLTKTLSLELGPKDIRVNCLVPGTIDTAFSKVLFEDPNFWNHMKGRHGIQRVGQPEDCSGLVSFLCSPDASYITGESIVVAGFSPRL; from the exons GATCGGCTTCGCCATCGCCCGGCGTCTGGCCCAGGATGGGGCCCACGTGGTGGTCAGCAGCCGGAAGCAGCAGAACGTGGACCAGGCACTGGCAgcactgcagggggaggggctgagcgtGTCTGGCACCGTGTGCCACGTGGGGAAGGCTGAGGACCGAGACTGGTTGGTGGCCATG GCCCTGAGACATTCTGGGAATGTTGACTTCCTGGTGTGCGTGGCAGGAGTCAATCCCTACGTGGGAAGTACCTTGGGGAGCAGTGAGGAGGTCTGGGACAAG ATCTTGAATGTCAATGTGAAGGCCCCAGCCCTGCTGCTGAGCCAGCTGCTGCCCCACATGGAGaacagggg GGGAAGCTCTGTGGTTCTGGTCTCCTCAATTGGGGCATACGTACCAGAAGCT AGGCTAGGGGCCTACAATGTCAGTAAAGCAGCCATTCTGGGACTCACCAAGACCCTGTCATTGGAGCTGGGACCAAAGGATATCCGGGTGAACTGCCTAGTTCCAGGAACAATTGACACAGCCTTCAGCAAAGTG CTGTTTGAGGATCCAAACTTTTGGAACCATATGAAGGGACGCCATGGAATACAGAG AGTAGGTCAGCCTGAGGACTGTTCAGGGCTGGTGTCCTTCCTCTGCTCTCCAGATGCCAGCTACATCACCGGTGAGAGCATTGTGGTGGCCGGCTTCTCACCCCGCCTCTGA